A part of Thermodesulforhabdaceae bacterium genomic DNA contains:
- a CDS encoding ABC transporter permease, protein MNIIGFIVLRFLRVMAVVFVVTLACALTAALLPGDPAELVLKGFSDAVSEKKILEVRRMFELETPPVNRFFNWIKGVLLLDFGNSYKTGEPVIKEIGSRLPSTIYLALGTLLWVIPCSVLGAWGSVRFGFLRRIVSSVSLLGLVIPDYILGLLLFFGTSIALKSLGKIVPFLPYLVLGLPIAAFYFHVTYALIIQVLNSDYIRFAYAKGLSEQTIFLRHVVPSILPSLLAVWSMSLGRLLGGAVVVETIFGLPGIGRLFVEAVFSRDYPLVEALVLWSGWIFAFFISATDAVLYYLAPSIDRGRI, encoded by the coding sequence TTGAACATCATCGGTTTTATAGTACTAAGGTTTTTGAGAGTTATGGCGGTGGTTTTTGTGGTCACTTTAGCATGCGCCTTGACCGCTGCTCTGCTACCCGGCGATCCTGCCGAGCTTGTGCTAAAAGGCTTTTCGGATGCTGTTTCGGAGAAAAAAATTCTGGAAGTTCGAAGAATGTTTGAGCTTGAAACCCCACCGGTTAACAGATTCTTCAATTGGATTAAAGGTGTTCTTCTGCTAGACTTTGGCAACTCTTATAAAACCGGTGAGCCGGTGATTAAGGAAATAGGATCTCGCTTACCATCTACGATCTATTTGGCTTTGGGAACCTTGTTATGGGTTATTCCATGTTCTGTCCTTGGAGCATGGGGAAGCGTAAGGTTTGGTTTCCTCCGCCGCATTGTATCTTCGGTAAGCCTTTTGGGACTGGTAATACCAGATTACATCCTCGGGCTCCTACTCTTTTTTGGGACTTCCATAGCTCTAAAAAGCTTGGGAAAGATAGTTCCATTTCTTCCTTATTTGGTTCTTGGGCTTCCTATAGCTGCCTTCTACTTTCACGTTACTTATGCTCTTATTATTCAGGTTCTAAATTCAGACTATATACGTTTTGCCTATGCAAAAGGCTTGTCTGAGCAAACAATTTTCTTAAGACACGTTGTTCCGTCCATTTTACCTTCTCTGTTGGCTGTGTGGTCTATGAGTCTGGGAAGACTTTTGGGCGGTGCCGTTGTGGTGGAAACAATATTTGGACTGCCAGGCATAGGAAGACTCTTTGTAGAAGCCGTTTTCTCGAGAGACTACCCTCTGGTTGAAGCTTTAGTTCTCTGGAGCGGATGGATTTTTGCTTTTTTCATTTCCGCAACCGATGCAGTTCTTTACTATTTAGCCCCAAGTATTGATCGAGGCCGGATTTAG
- a CDS encoding class I SAM-dependent methyltransferase has product MKKFNDLIRREEFWENLWHEIVENTVVLKTQWSNPERWKQFYDTVGPMFADLWGDSERLGMEIAGLLYREGIIGEEDRVLDVGCGSGWLSLGLARFSSSVTALDYSSKMVQHLSNMVIKRGINNIYVVNEDFLNFSPEEPFDVVIAAFFPQAVSPEGILKLEHLARKRCVFLLQYSKSNISIQQKLFEHIVGQPPLSPGLSLLLWCFGYLITRGRFPEIRKWHWESKINMAFEEMLSFYKAYFAVFGFDENAVMEAFKRVNISSTSFVLSCNLAVLWWEK; this is encoded by the coding sequence ATGAAGAAATTTAATGATTTGATAAGAAGAGAGGAATTCTGGGAAAATTTATGGCACGAGATTGTAGAAAACACTGTTGTTCTTAAGACTCAGTGGTCAAATCCTGAAAGATGGAAACAGTTCTACGATACTGTTGGTCCGATGTTCGCCGATTTATGGGGCGATTCGGAAAGGCTTGGCATGGAAATAGCGGGTCTTCTGTATCGAGAAGGTATCATAGGAGAAGAAGATCGAGTGCTCGATGTTGGATGCGGTTCTGGATGGCTCTCCCTTGGGCTCGCCCGGTTTTCCTCATCTGTAACAGCATTGGATTATTCATCCAAGATGGTTCAACATCTTAGCAATATGGTCATAAAACGCGGAATTAACAACATTTATGTAGTTAATGAGGATTTTCTGAATTTTTCCCCAGAAGAACCCTTTGACGTCGTGATCGCCGCTTTTTTTCCTCAGGCTGTATCTCCGGAAGGCATCTTAAAACTTGAGCATTTAGCTCGAAAACGGTGCGTGTTTCTGCTTCAGTATTCTAAAAGTAACATTTCTATTCAACAGAAACTTTTTGAACATATCGTGGGACAGCCACCATTATCTCCAGGATTGTCTCTCCTATTGTGGTGCTTTGGATATCTTATTACCAGGGGAAGATTTCCCGAAATAAGAAAGTGGCATTGGGAGAGTAAAATCAACATGGCGTTCGAGGAAATGCTTAGCTTCTATAAAGCCTATTTTGCTGTTTTTGGCTTTGATGAAAATGCTGTGATGGAAGCCTTCAAACGGGTTAATATATCAAGCACAAGTTTTGTCTTATCTTGTAACCTAGCAGTTTTGTGGTGGGAGAAGTAG
- a CDS encoding ABC transporter substrate-binding protein, which produces MKKWMITVLILIPAVSMGNTLTIGIGRSFYDGQESPTFLHGSTRSWEALVDLDDQLQPVPWLAASWTSSPDKRTWTFTIRENVRFHNGDPLRAQDVVASIRRLKLNPKFDPLGRYEILETIEALDERHVVFRLSRPCVFFPSLVAYYGSPIFHPSSWDERGRIKRFIATGPYKPETIIPDERITLVRNDDYWGMGPPYERITFRVLQDPYARLIALVSGNIDAIIDVGGILPDQERVLRNYPGMVVKSREVATTHYLIFNTGRSPFNNRDFRKWLAGTIDRQAIIDSLLNGVAVIALDPYTRLNKSWNFPLLKFAPFPFPDEYLNISSDTVVILLHSNTVSRWPYLEIAQIIERILGNKNIKTKIVVREKGLYSSMMRNGQFHIAIQPFTMMTGDPDCFYSFFLNQTKWRHGETEKLIQSAKEALDESVRAELYRRLEEIMLEEVPLLPLFQDVALYAYRTSVGHVNMDALFRPVFGGSDSR; this is translated from the coding sequence ATGAAGAAGTGGATGATTACTGTATTGATCCTGATACCCGCTGTTTCCATGGGAAACACCTTGACCATTGGTATAGGAAGAAGTTTCTACGATGGTCAGGAAAGCCCAACCTTTCTTCATGGTTCTACCAGATCCTGGGAAGCTCTCGTCGATCTTGACGATCAACTCCAGCCTGTTCCATGGCTTGCCGCATCATGGACCAGTAGCCCTGACAAGCGGACATGGACTTTCACAATCAGAGAAAATGTAAGATTTCATAATGGTGATCCCCTTAGAGCCCAGGATGTAGTAGCATCTATTAGAAGACTTAAACTAAATCCCAAGTTCGATCCTCTCGGTAGGTATGAAATATTGGAAACCATTGAAGCACTTGATGAAAGGCATGTGGTTTTCAGGCTATCTCGCCCCTGTGTCTTTTTCCCTAGTCTTGTGGCTTATTACGGAAGTCCCATATTTCATCCTTCTAGCTGGGATGAAAGGGGAAGGATCAAGAGATTCATTGCTACAGGACCTTATAAACCAGAAACCATCATTCCCGATGAGCGGATAACTCTTGTAAGAAATGACGACTACTGGGGCATGGGCCCTCCTTATGAGCGCATTACCTTTCGTGTCCTTCAGGATCCCTACGCTCGATTGATTGCCCTGGTCTCAGGTAATATCGATGCAATTATTGATGTTGGTGGCATATTGCCAGATCAAGAACGAGTTCTACGCAATTATCCAGGTATGGTAGTAAAGTCTCGCGAGGTAGCCACAACCCACTATCTTATTTTCAACACTGGTCGATCTCCTTTTAATAACAGAGATTTTCGAAAATGGCTTGCTGGAACTATTGACCGTCAAGCTATCATAGATAGCCTATTAAATGGTGTTGCCGTCATCGCTCTAGACCCCTACACCAGGTTGAACAAAAGCTGGAATTTTCCCCTTCTCAAATTTGCCCCCTTCCCTTTTCCTGACGAATATTTAAATATCAGCTCTGATACAGTGGTGATTCTTCTACACAGTAATACTGTATCAAGATGGCCTTACCTTGAGATTGCACAGATAATTGAAAGAATCCTGGGAAACAAAAACATAAAAACTAAAATAGTTGTTAGAGAAAAGGGTCTATATTCTTCCATGATGAGAAATGGGCAATTCCATATTGCGATCCAGCCTTTTACTATGATGACAGGTGATCCGGACTGTTTTTATTCGTTTTTCCTGAATCAAACAAAATGGCGTCATGGTGAAACAGAGAAACTTATTCAGTCAGCTAAAGAAGCCCTGGATGAGAGTGTTAGAGCCGAATTATATCGTCGCCTTGAGGAAATCATGCTGGAAGAAGTTCCATTGTTGCCGCTTTTTCAAGACGTTGCCCTATACGCTTATCGCACCAGCGTAGGCCATGTTAACATGGATGCGCTTTTTAGACCAGTTTTTGGAGGTTCTGATAGTCGGTAA
- a CDS encoding TonB-dependent receptor yields MKDRKLLKILAILVVGLWSLLGFQAGSIFAETDLKTSEESQEKKSEDSERAPTLETITVTATKTEVDPRTVPFTTWSVERKTIDEQPSFYMNNVGELIRDLPGVHVAQYYPWGPPWIHLRGTGYFIGRTVYLVDGLPVWSFLATTLNPHDIERVDVVLGPSSALYGANASGGAVNFVTRSGKKDMGAVAEMTYGSNDTYRPHVHVGDQVGNWNYYLSYSGDYSDGYKMKPLDGMVQLWKLGKKQYLVDASMEDNEYKHSFFSGKVGWDNNSGTKAWLSFNFVNRYLYGGQPNLILDDYGDQAITTAHIETPINSFAKFKLTAAYQYYDHPQQYNVGLSLDSKGNLLFDPTISSRRTWEVKRYPAEAQVDLSILKNNIFTVGLFGIREDEYRRDDFYKDKKSSTYEVSTDQTAFYIQDQIFLLDNKLSLIGGIRYDRWKFHDIFVTESNPQEPDSVSKDTWTYRGGIKYNVNDVLSIRSSAGTAYWPGTPLWYFQRITTGKTWREPNPNLKPEKTWMVDFGADFTFAETNTMFSATGYYGRIRDIVSYRYDENPYVQGGTIIRSQNLGEAEIYGLELYGKQKLFGKLWLTASLTLNHSEIVKDPKNKGHELRNAPDYWGSVGIAYLDPDFVNANLLVRFSDDRYYDDENTELPFFHMKSYQTVDLKIWRDWKIASNWVLTTSISAVNIFDEDYETEIVYVNPGRYVEGLVSVKWLF; encoded by the coding sequence ATGAAAGACAGGAAACTTCTAAAAATTTTGGCTATCTTGGTTGTTGGATTATGGAGTCTTTTGGGATTTCAGGCAGGTAGTATTTTTGCTGAAACAGACTTAAAAACGTCGGAAGAAAGCCAGGAAAAGAAGAGCGAAGATTCGGAAAGGGCCCCCACCTTAGAAACAATCACCGTTACAGCTACTAAAACCGAAGTCGATCCTAGAACTGTTCCTTTTACGACTTGGTCTGTTGAGAGAAAAACTATTGATGAACAACCCAGCTTTTATATGAATAATGTAGGAGAACTTATTAGGGATCTTCCCGGTGTGCATGTAGCTCAGTATTACCCCTGGGGACCTCCCTGGATCCACCTCAGAGGCACAGGCTATTTCATAGGTCGAACGGTGTATCTGGTGGACGGACTCCCAGTTTGGTCTTTTCTTGCAACGACTCTTAATCCTCACGACATTGAACGAGTTGATGTCGTCCTTGGTCCATCTTCGGCTCTCTACGGTGCCAACGCTTCCGGTGGAGCCGTTAATTTTGTTACTCGAAGTGGCAAAAAGGATATGGGAGCTGTGGCGGAAATGACTTACGGAAGCAATGATACCTATCGTCCCCATGTTCATGTAGGAGACCAGGTCGGTAATTGGAATTACTATCTTTCCTACTCTGGAGATTACTCGGATGGCTATAAAATGAAACCCCTTGATGGTATGGTTCAACTGTGGAAGCTGGGAAAAAAACAGTATCTCGTTGATGCTTCTATGGAAGATAACGAATACAAACATTCTTTTTTCAGCGGGAAGGTGGGATGGGACAACAACTCTGGAACAAAAGCATGGTTGAGCTTCAACTTTGTAAACCGTTATCTCTATGGTGGACAGCCCAATCTGATTCTTGATGATTACGGGGATCAAGCCATTACGACAGCCCATATAGAAACGCCCATAAATTCTTTTGCTAAGTTCAAGCTCACAGCGGCATACCAATACTATGATCATCCTCAACAATACAATGTAGGACTTTCGCTTGACTCCAAAGGTAATCTACTCTTTGATCCAACTATTTCATCCAGGAGAACGTGGGAAGTAAAGCGTTACCCCGCAGAAGCTCAGGTTGACCTTTCTATATTGAAAAACAATATCTTTACCGTGGGACTCTTTGGAATTCGTGAGGATGAATACCGGCGTGATGATTTTTATAAAGATAAAAAGAGTTCGACTTATGAAGTCTCTACCGATCAAACCGCCTTTTACATTCAAGATCAGATCTTTCTTTTAGACAATAAGCTTTCCCTGATTGGCGGCATACGTTACGATAGATGGAAATTTCACGACATCTTTGTAACCGAATCGAATCCTCAGGAACCGGATAGTGTTTCCAAGGATACCTGGACATACCGTGGAGGCATAAAATATAACGTCAATGATGTGCTTTCTATCAGATCGTCGGCCGGCACTGCCTATTGGCCTGGGACACCTCTATGGTATTTTCAACGCATCACTACCGGCAAAACCTGGCGAGAGCCAAATCCTAATCTCAAACCCGAAAAGACCTGGATGGTGGATTTTGGCGCAGATTTTACCTTTGCCGAAACTAATACCATGTTTAGCGCTACAGGGTATTACGGCAGAATCCGCGATATAGTTTCCTATCGCTACGATGAAAACCCCTATGTTCAGGGGGGAACCATCATTAGAAGTCAAAATCTTGGTGAAGCTGAAATTTACGGGCTGGAACTCTATGGAAAACAAAAGCTTTTCGGGAAATTGTGGCTCACGGCGTCTCTTACATTGAACCATTCCGAAATAGTAAAGGATCCAAAAAACAAAGGACATGAACTTCGTAATGCTCCCGATTATTGGGGTAGTGTTGGGATTGCTTACCTGGATCCTGACTTTGTTAACGCTAACCTTCTAGTTCGCTTTTCGGACGACCGCTACTATGATGATGAAAATACGGAACTTCCATTTTTCCACATGAAATCTTATCAGACAGTTGATCTAAAAATTTGGCGCGACTGGAAGATAGCCTCCAACTGGGTGCTTACCACATCCATTTCAGCCGTAAACATTTTTGACGAGGACTACGAAACCGAGATCGTGTATGTAAATCCAGGGCGTTATGTTGAAGGTTTGGTTAGCGTTAAGTGGTTATTTTAA
- the gltX gene encoding glutamate--tRNA ligase: MGVVTRFAPSPTGHLHIGGARTAIFNWLFSRHHGGKFILRIEDTDTQRSTAEYTESILESLRWLGIDWNEGPYFQTHRLELYQAYADKLYSSGWAYYCECSPEEVEQRRQEALAKGLKPKYDGTCRDKGLTPGPGRVLRFRCPQTGTTVVRDIIKGVLSFDNSELDDLVLIRSDGIPTYNFSVIVDDITMGITHVIRGDDHVNNTPKQVLLYQALGEKIPEFAHVPLILGPDRKRLSKRHGATSVIAYREMGFLPEALFNYLVRLGWSYGDQEIFTREELIEKFSLENVGSSASIFDMEKLRWLNGHYIRQKSPEELVDPLLPFLKAKGYPEKPKDYLTRAIQTLQPRCATLAEMADAMDFYMLDEISYDPKAAGSFLTPETAGFLEEIIETFSLNKGNFEEKALEELFRRLAEERGVKLKVIAQAVRVALTGRTASPGLFEIMDILGKDIVIRRLKKALDEARK; the protein is encoded by the coding sequence ATGGGTGTGGTTACTCGATTTGCTCCAAGTCCTACGGGACATCTTCACATCGGGGGAGCTAGGACGGCTATCTTCAATTGGCTTTTTTCGAGGCATCACGGGGGAAAGTTTATTTTGCGTATTGAGGACACAGATACACAGCGTTCGACGGCAGAATACACCGAATCCATTCTTGAGTCGCTCCGATGGCTTGGAATTGATTGGAACGAAGGCCCCTATTTTCAAACTCACCGCCTTGAACTTTACCAGGCCTATGCTGATAAGCTTTACAGTTCTGGTTGGGCTTACTACTGTGAGTGTAGCCCCGAAGAAGTAGAACAAAGAAGACAGGAAGCCCTTGCTAAAGGACTTAAGCCCAAATATGACGGCACCTGCAGAGATAAGGGGCTTACACCAGGACCTGGAAGAGTGCTTCGCTTTCGGTGTCCTCAAACTGGCACCACAGTGGTAAGGGACATCATCAAAGGGGTTCTTTCTTTCGACAATTCCGAACTTGACGATCTGGTTCTGATAAGAAGCGACGGCATACCGACTTACAATTTCTCCGTCATAGTTGATGATATTACGATGGGCATTACCCATGTAATTCGGGGCGATGATCATGTAAACAACACACCCAAGCAGGTGCTGCTATATCAGGCTCTGGGTGAAAAAATCCCGGAATTTGCTCATGTGCCTCTGATACTGGGACCGGATCGCAAAAGGCTCTCCAAGCGCCATGGAGCCACATCTGTTATTGCCTACCGAGAAATGGGGTTTCTTCCGGAGGCGCTTTTCAACTATTTAGTTAGACTGGGATGGTCTTACGGGGATCAGGAAATTTTTACGAGAGAAGAACTCATAGAAAAGTTTTCTTTGGAAAATGTGGGTTCTTCTGCCAGTATTTTCGATATGGAGAAACTAAGATGGCTTAACGGGCACTATATTAGACAGAAAAGTCCCGAAGAACTTGTTGACCCGCTCCTCCCATTTCTTAAGGCAAAAGGCTATCCTGAAAAGCCCAAGGATTATCTCACTAGAGCCATTCAAACCCTACAGCCTCGCTGTGCCACTCTTGCCGAAATGGCAGATGCAATGGATTTTTACATGCTGGACGAAATCTCATACGATCCCAAAGCGGCTGGAAGTTTTCTTACTCCAGAAACAGCCGGCTTTCTGGAAGAAATCATTGAGACTTTTTCGTTGAATAAGGGCAATTTTGAAGAAAAGGCTCTTGAAGAACTATTTCGCCGCCTGGCAGAAGAACGAGGCGTAAAGCTTAAGGTTATCGCTCAGGCTGTGCGTGTTGCTCTTACCGGAAGGACTGCAAGTCCCGGGTTGTTTGAAATTATGGACATTCTTGGGAAAGATATAGTGATTAGGCGCTTAAAAAAAGCTCTGGATGAAGCTCGGAAATAA
- the elbB gene encoding isoprenoid biosynthesis glyoxalase ElbB: MARIGVLLSGCGVFDGSEIHEAVITLLELDRAGAEIICMAPNVDQYHVINHLTQEEMPEKRNVLVESARIARGQIKDVRDVSASDLDGLIIPGGFGAAKNLCDFAFKGPNATVHPDVERLLREMVEAKKPIGAVCIAPALIAKALSAKKPEVTIGTDENTARAIEAMGGVHFLCPVDDIHVDEKNKIITTPAYMLGPSIKHVAEGIKKLVQKMVDMAKGA, encoded by the coding sequence ATGGCTAGAATTGGAGTTCTGCTTTCAGGCTGTGGTGTTTTTGATGGATCCGAAATCCACGAAGCTGTTATCACCTTATTGGAACTGGATAGAGCCGGAGCAGAAATTATATGCATGGCTCCTAATGTGGATCAGTATCATGTCATTAACCATCTGACCCAGGAAGAAATGCCAGAAAAACGGAATGTGCTTGTGGAATCGGCAAGGATTGCTCGCGGACAGATTAAGGATGTCCGAGATGTATCAGCCTCTGATCTGGATGGATTGATCATACCCGGAGGATTCGGAGCGGCTAAAAATCTTTGCGACTTTGCCTTCAAAGGGCCAAATGCCACCGTTCACCCTGACGTTGAAAGGCTCCTAAGAGAAATGGTGGAAGCCAAAAAGCCCATAGGAGCTGTCTGCATTGCGCCGGCTCTCATAGCAAAGGCGCTCAGTGCTAAGAAACCTGAAGTAACCATTGGAACTGATGAAAATACCGCCCGTGCGATAGAAGCCATGGGAGGTGTGCATTTTTTATGTCCGGTAGATGATATACATGTTGACGAAAAAAACAAAATTATTACAACTCCTGCATACATGCTTGGACCAAGTATTAAGCACGTAGCTGAAGGAATCAAAAAGCTGGTTCAAAAAATGGTTGATATGGCAAAAGGAGCCTAA
- a CDS encoding GGDEF domain-containing protein has translation MDDVELVRLTSKTIAEYVPYPLGIGFRENVLFLNQKTKNILSGYQFSTLPRGTSQDTKSFYLRVNPDKTVFVQVVSLPKEHFFLIFEEFTKEELRDELTGLLSRHHLNIVEPKMLEQASKSKKVAIFFMDLDGFKEVNDNFGHEVGDDVLKGVAQRLLRSLRNTDLCFRWGGDEFLVISPGFVEKIHAGLLARRIIKILSEPFSAGGHKLSVGVSIGIAVCPEDGKELFDLVRKADSAMYEAKEQGGNMYMYYSDEG, from the coding sequence ATGGACGATGTTGAGCTCGTTAGGCTGACGTCCAAAACAATTGCGGAATATGTGCCTTATCCTTTGGGAATTGGTTTCAGAGAGAACGTTTTGTTCCTGAATCAAAAGACTAAAAACATCCTTAGTGGTTACCAATTCTCCACACTTCCAAGAGGAACCAGTCAGGATACAAAATCTTTCTACCTTCGAGTAAATCCTGATAAGACGGTTTTTGTGCAGGTTGTTTCGCTGCCTAAAGAACATTTTTTTCTCATTTTTGAGGAATTTACTAAAGAAGAGTTGCGAGACGAACTAACAGGTCTTCTTAGTCGCCATCATCTTAACATTGTAGAACCTAAAATGCTTGAACAGGCTAGCAAATCAAAAAAAGTGGCAATCTTCTTCATGGATCTCGACGGGTTTAAAGAGGTCAACGATAACTTTGGGCATGAAGTTGGCGATGATGTTTTGAAAGGTGTGGCTCAGAGGCTACTCAGATCCTTAAGAAACACAGATTTGTGCTTTAGATGGGGAGGAGATGAGTTTCTTGTCATCTCCCCTGGTTTCGTAGAAAAGATTCATGCAGGACTCTTAGCCAGAAGAATTATTAAAATCCTTTCGGAACCCTTTTCGGCAGGTGGGCATAAACTAAGTGTGGGAGTAAGTATAGGGATTGCAGTCTGTCCTGAGGATGGGAAAGAGCTTTTTGACCTTGTAAGGAAAGCTGACTCAGCCATGTATGAGGCAAAGGAACAAGGTGGCAATATGTATATGTACTATTCTGATGAGGGGTAG
- a CDS encoding protein phosphatase CheZ — MVESDEKVVEKLADCIVRRIEPSIKTIVQRTVQEEVVAALKRALADSDFYKGLSDDVVTGIGKIYKEIFSMKQELQIDKNLLQGTFETIGESQSILDSVLSITETSTLNIMDIIELIQDKIEEIQNTIGELKDSGRVKVILGQINRKLLEILTLLGFQDVTGQKIRKLIASLKNIEEITLELYLASEILKRAKTEGFERSYEELREEVKKQIELMKSKKLEIVDQNTIDELLESLNL, encoded by the coding sequence ATGGTGGAATCTGATGAAAAGGTCGTTGAAAAGTTAGCGGATTGCATTGTCAGAAGAATAGAGCCATCAATAAAAACAATTGTTCAAAGAACGGTTCAAGAAGAGGTTGTTGCGGCGTTAAAAAGAGCTCTTGCGGATAGTGACTTCTACAAGGGGCTTAGTGATGATGTGGTTACAGGAATAGGTAAAATTTATAAAGAAATATTTTCAATGAAGCAGGAGTTGCAGATTGATAAAAACCTATTGCAAGGCACATTTGAAACAATTGGTGAATCTCAGTCTATTCTCGATAGCGTCTTGTCAATTACTGAAACATCGACTTTGAATATTATGGATATTATTGAACTGATTCAGGATAAAATTGAAGAAATACAAAATACTATAGGAGAATTAAAGGATTCGGGCAGAGTGAAGGTCATTTTAGGACAAATTAATCGAAAACTTCTGGAAATTCTGACTTTGTTAGGCTTTCAGGATGTTACAGGTCAAAAGATTAGAAAGCTTATAGCGTCTCTCAAGAATATCGAAGAAATTACTTTAGAATTATACTTGGCTTCCGAAATATTGAAAAGAGCCAAAACTGAAGGTTTTGAAAGAAGCTATGAAGAGTTACGAGAAGAGGTCAAAAAACAAATAGAACTTATGAAATCAAAAAAGCTAGAAATAGTGGATCAGAACACTATAGATGAATTGCTGGAGTCTTTAAATCTTTGA
- a CDS encoding YihY/virulence factor BrkB family protein has translation MTWGEKLRKALFSDIKDKRSLHFLWLQQTGRLLYLTLWKFGKDSCFDRAASLTFATIISLVPFAVLFVSFVGLLGGGEHIMRYVHQKILPAIAPEFQDELIDWLQRYISPTAFKAGPAGLINLVAVIGLFMGALNILVTAERVFNHIWKTRASRPYFQKVTAFWVLLTSSPFIILASISIGNLVAPPGGAVEAFLAQHWWARLIYRTIMPIAVESTCFGLMYFFLPSVRVRAVHAVTAGIFAALLWELTKRAFYFYVSHAVGVINFYKQIATVPLFFVWLFITWIIILWGCQLCYVLHYKKILMRLQEGDYREGQMYSPFFLGLFILFKLYENMVGMHSSSSLEEEVANELDMLSTEQIKAMLELLIVHGFVVEDGRNPGRYILARHPSLIYIDDVMRVIYESEFPKEARRVLKCKEGLEKGTTPSISNPSDQLIRGVIQNIGDIYARRNLETLWKEFANLESSSEDDKRDMERFKDLKTPAIHL, from the coding sequence ATGACTTGGGGTGAAAAATTAAGAAAAGCGCTTTTTTCAGATATCAAGGATAAGAGATCTTTACACTTTCTGTGGCTTCAGCAAACTGGGCGCTTGTTATATCTTACTCTCTGGAAATTTGGCAAAGATTCCTGTTTTGATCGTGCGGCCAGTCTCACCTTTGCAACTATTATCTCTTTAGTCCCTTTCGCCGTTCTCTTTGTTAGTTTTGTAGGACTTCTAGGCGGAGGAGAGCATATCATGCGCTACGTTCATCAAAAGATTCTCCCGGCCATCGCTCCAGAATTTCAGGACGAACTTATAGACTGGTTGCAACGTTATATATCTCCCACGGCTTTCAAAGCTGGACCTGCGGGACTAATCAATCTTGTAGCCGTGATAGGGCTTTTCATGGGTGCACTCAACATCCTCGTTACGGCTGAGAGAGTTTTCAACCACATATGGAAAACCAGGGCATCACGCCCCTATTTTCAGAAAGTCACTGCTTTTTGGGTGCTTTTGACTTCAAGCCCTTTTATAATCCTTGCGTCCATATCGATTGGCAATCTAGTTGCTCCGCCGGGTGGAGCCGTTGAGGCTTTCCTTGCTCAACATTGGTGGGCTCGGTTGATCTACCGGACAATTATGCCAATAGCTGTAGAATCAACCTGCTTTGGGTTAATGTATTTTTTCTTACCTTCTGTCAGAGTCCGAGCTGTTCACGCCGTTACAGCTGGAATCTTTGCCGCCCTGCTATGGGAACTTACCAAGCGAGCTTTTTACTTTTACGTATCTCATGCTGTAGGAGTAATCAACTTTTACAAACAAATCGCAACAGTGCCTCTCTTTTTCGTCTGGTTATTCATAACCTGGATTATAATCTTGTGGGGTTGCCAACTGTGTTATGTGCTACATTATAAAAAAATCCTTATGCGCCTTCAGGAAGGCGACTACCGTGAAGGACAGATGTATTCACCTTTCTTTCTTGGCTTATTTATACTTTTCAAGCTTTACGAAAATATGGTTGGGATGCACTCTTCCTCGTCTTTGGAAGAAGAAGTAGCCAATGAACTGGATATGCTTTCCACCGAGCAGATTAAGGCTATGTTGGAGCTTTTAATAGTGCATGGTTTTGTAGTGGAAGACGGACGCAACCCAGGAAGATATATCCTGGCTCGGCATCCATCGCTGATTTATATAGACGATGTAATGCGAGTCATTTATGAAAGCGAATTTCCAAAGGAGGCACGCAGAGTTCTCAAATGTAAGGAAGGTTTAGAAAAAGGAACAACTCCTTCCATTTCTAATCCATCGGATCAGCTGATTCGTGGAGTTATTCAGAACATTGGTGACATATACGCAAGAAGGAACCTGGAAACCCTCTGGAAAGAATTTGCCAATCTAGAAAGTAGTTCTGAAGACGATAAAAGGGACATGGAAAGGTTCAAAGATTTAAAGACTCCAGCAATTCATCTATAG
- a CDS encoding DUF4870 domain-containing protein, with product MKTKLGLEENLEAMLCYVLGWITGILFLLLEKESEFVRFHAAQSTVTFLGFTVVSVIIGQLAAIPLIGLMFMIVNALIAIFACIVWLVCMVKAFQGERFKLPIVGNIVDKQLG from the coding sequence ATGAAGACAAAACTGGGATTAGAGGAAAACCTGGAAGCGATGTTGTGTTATGTTCTTGGATGGATTACTGGCATACTGTTTCTTTTGCTTGAAAAGGAAAGTGAATTTGTCAGATTTCATGCCGCTCAGTCCACAGTAACATTTCTGGGGTTTACTGTTGTATCGGTAATAATAGGGCAACTTGCTGCCATCCCTCTTATAGGCTTGATGTTTATGATCGTAAACGCCCTGATAGCTATATTCGCCTGCATTGTATGGCTTGTGTGCATGGTTAAAGCCTTCCAGGGTGAACGATTTAAGCTTCCAATTGTTGGAAACATAGTGGATAAACAACTAGGGTAG